GTAAAAGACAGTAAAAAATTACTGGAGGATATTCCAAATAAAGCAATTCAGTTATTAGGGATCGTAATAGATATTGATGCAATACACAAGAACGGATTTGATATTATTGAAATTACCGTCATAACAAGTTCAGTTCCTATATCATTCCGAGGCAAATACTTTATTCGTAGTGGCAGTACAGTTCAAGAATTATATGGTTCTAAATTGAGAGAGTATATTTTAAGGAAAGATAATATTACCTGGGATGAAATAAGCGTTCCTCTTGCACAAATTGATGATCTTGACGAAATTCTGATTCAACGTTTTGTGTCAAAAGCAGTAAGCGCCAATCGTTTGTCTACAGATGCTTTAAATGATGATTTTGAGCTCAACTTAAAAAAATTGGATCTAATAAAAGACAATGGAGAATTAACAAGAGCTGCAGTATTGCTTTTTGGAAGTCGTCCACACAAATACATTAGAACGGCAACCGTTAGAATTGGGCGCTTTGGTAGATCAGATGCAGATTTGATAAACCATGATATTATTGAAGGTAATATTCTAGAAATGCCAGATAGAATTATTGAAATTCTGAGAACAAAATACCTTCCTTCTCCAATTTCTTATCAGGGCTTAGAACGTATAGAACAATTGCAATACCCCGAAAAAGCACTCAGAGAAGCAGTACTTAATGCAATTGTTCATAGA
The sequence above is a segment of the Bacteroidales bacterium genome. Coding sequences within it:
- a CDS encoding putative DNA binding domain-containing protein, translated to MKENQQIEFKESWRDEFLKHICAFANSKGGRLFIGIKDDGTVIGVKDSKKLLEDIPNKAIQLLGIVIDIDAIHKNGFDIIEITVITSSVPISFRGKYFIRSGSTVQELYGSKLREYILRKDNITWDEISVPLAQIDDLDEILIQRFVSKAVSANRLSTDALNDDFELNLKKLDLIKDNGELTRAAVLLFGSRPHKYIRTATVRIGRFGRSDADLINHDIIEGNILEMPDRIIEILRTKYLPSPISYQGLERIEQLQYPEKALREAVLNAIVHRDYGEQTDITIHIYDNRLVIWNSGTLISPLNVEMLKIKHPSKRRNAIIANVFFRIGYIEAWGRGTILMTEEMKKLHLPEPIIEEFAGGIQISFFNTNKTTSKTTSKTTSKTTSKTTEKVFDIIVSNPLVTAKEIAELLKLTEEGIRYHLKKLKKINRIKYIGSAKQGHWEVIK